Within the Medicago truncatula cultivar Jemalong A17 chromosome 4, MtrunA17r5.0-ANR, whole genome shotgun sequence genome, the region atatatatgttatctggtgtagaaatatatatgttatagaaatatatttgttatagagatatatttgttatttgttatagaaattttatatatatatatatatatatatatatatatatattagaatagaatattgagacttggagggcagatttggaaataagagaaaataagtaggttaaggatttatataaaagggtaGAGTAAGAATTAGAAAACAAGATTACGTGAAACCTATTTTTGGAGGAAAAAGGAGAAAATCAAGAGAggagagaagtcagagaagagaagaatcttgtgagaagaggagcaatcttGTAGAGTTCGATCgattaacctaaggtaaggatgggactaactttctctaattctaagttgtataattctgaaattgagttaagcatgttgtaggttgtagttatgggaatttgggaattaggttttgaagttgtaattggtagttaatagagtagaaaatccgttgaatttgtgtagaattgatgttcagatcatgagttatttttagtgcgatgttttatatggttttgagtgccttaacatgtatagaaatgattagacaagtttttggatcaaatttggacatagggaagttaaaattaggattttggggtgaaaagtgggtttttcccgagttgctctctgacagcacgtcatgtttcatgttcttgcgtctttttcacacgtttctgtattgaattggcctttggtgtaaacatgaaagttgtagataatggagttagctttccagtggctttggtgtgacatgaaaatgatttttggttcttgagatatgatgaaaatacaccaaggaggtcttagtgaaatcttatgaaaattcagcataaccgtttctaagttaatccaaaacttaaggaataatttcaaacctcaaaactagaagtattaTGAGTTCAActagggtgtttaagagtatttaacctatgttgtgatggatcttatttggtttgacgtgaatatctttgttggataatttgaaatacatatattatgtgaatgttgttgatgaataatttgagttacatatatttaCGTAGAAAAgatatgatatagaaaataatgttgttataccattcaagttgttattattaatgatgttatgttgtgaagttgttgtatgttgttgtctttgctgtattgattattaaatcattaagttgcatatgttggtctaagttgtttaagttgtaagatgttgatctaaattattggagtcatatgagatgtctaagttgtttaagttgtaagatgttgagtccatgcatactcatttaagttgagggcttgatgccctgtaagttgagggtttgatgccctgtgagcctatttacgctcaatacgttgagggcttgatgccctgtaatgtatattatacatataatgttgagggtttgatgccctgtgagcctatttacgctcaatacgttgggggcttgatgccctggttggtaccatatgcatgattaagaaattgaagttgcatttgtcgagtttaagttgttgaagtcgcattgtcgttgtcgttaagttgtaatttatcaatgagttgttaatgaagaactatgtgaagtattaatatttattaatcgttgttgtttatgttattatataatgatgtttatgatgtgaagtatgtgatgttataagatgatgtttatgatgtgatgtttatgttatattatgatgatgttcatgatgtgatgattatgttgttacatgatgatgttatgatgtgatgattatgttgttatatgatgaattatatgcttattattattgaatgtgaaatctcaccccttctgcttggaaatgttgcctttacaattgggtaacttgcaggaaATCAAgaatagctgttgaagtgagatgactctctcacgtgtcgtcgtcttagggtcgctctgatacgtaacgggatggggatttgcttgttttccatgtgttacgtatttatcatgattttatgttgaagttttgtttaaactggattttaattaagttgtttaatttgaggccgttgtgccaacATGATGTTGAACTTAAttgttttccgctgcaatgagatttaatttgatgacatatgatgattgaaataaatagtaattttactatattcatatttgaaagaagtgtagcatcctgtttagttgttttactctgatttatgcaaaacatttcaagttgggaaaacggggtgttacagtttactttctttccttcttcaaggcccCCACAGGTATAATTTCTTACGATGCCTGACACCGCACTGGAGATTGGCCTTTTCTATGCAGCTTGGTTGAAATAGGTTCCACTAAAGGTCTCCATATTTGTTTGGAGACTTCTTCGCAGCAGACTCCCCACAAAAGATAACCTTCTCCGCCGACGAGTCCTCCATCGTGAAGACTCTCTTTGTGTGGGTGGTTGTGGTTACCTAGAGACCACGGATCACCTTTTCTTCCATTGTAATATTTTTGGCAGCTTGTGGTATCTTCTCTATCAGTGGATTGGCATCAATTTCACTCCTCCAGAGTCCGTCCGTGATCTTTATCAGTTTGGCCAGATTAACGCGGTTTCCTCATTCTTTTCTCCATGTGATCTGGCACGCCGGCTGTTGGGTtgtttggaaggaaagaaataaaagaatttttacACACACGGCACAGGAAATGGTGAATTTATTGGACAGTGTTAAATTTTTGTCCTTTTcttggttgaaagctaaaatgCTAAATACCGCCTTCAGTTATACTGACTGGTGGCGGCACCCTTTGTTATGTATAGGTGTTAGGGACTagctttcttctcttcttttttgtgTTGGACGTTTGTTTTGGCAACAGACTGTAACCTTGTATTTTGTTGGGTGATTctcttttgcacaccttgtgctagatGAATCACTCTTGGTGatttaattccattttgattttttcgaaagaaaaaaaaaaatacttttttagaagattatttaactaaaaagtcAGGTCATAAACCATAGATAAAGTCTTTTAGGCCTTCAAAGTTGGCCTGTTAAGTACATACAGATAACTTGTAAAACCTAACTCGACTAAGCTTATTCTCACTCCAATTCTCAAGTCAATGACTTCCACTtggtattatttatttttttgacaaaaacaaaatgatattcattcatccaaatcgagagattacatcattcaacaccgctaaaaacgtaaagatgaatttgcgaacaaactcacatcatccaagttaatagcatataacggcataatgcctacaaaaatatatgataaaaataaagtgaCTGGAATATCCATGCCTCaagatctgcaacgttgatgcCCAAATCTTttattgaataatcgatctttcaatatgaatcaaatgaacaccacaagaagacgggaaatcaaacaacaccGCAAAAGACGgcgaacaacaaaccaccacacttagatgatgaaatcacgaAGAAAAAACCTAGATATATgttaaaatcacttatttagatcgaaatagagagaaaaagatgaagttgggtgatttcaggtcaaaaattgacccaaaaccacccccTCAATGAAGAAACTGAAAGAGAAAAtctagagagaaaaaattaaggCCATCTTGTTGGAGAGGGagagttgaaaagaaaaataacttgGAGGGATAACAATTAAAAGCCAAAGAAACTAAGGCGGTCTTGATGCATAGAGTCCACTTGGTATTCATTGAACTGTagatatattaatatttgataaCGGTAATATTGTAAAAGTattattatttctctttcatttatatatttgtcaGGTGATTATTTTACTTTCATCTTGTACTACCTCagatgatatatatttttgtttggtaaaataacatttttagtaCTATAGTGTATAAATATTGCCTCCACAATATAAAATTTTTGGATCCGCCATTGATCACAACACCAACTCAGAAAACACATCCCTTCTTCAATCTCCCCCTTCTTCGGTACCAGAAACCGACATAAGATCAgatccaattttttattttttttttaacaaaaatcagATCCAATTTCTTAATATTGGAATGAATTACAAAtgccagttttttttttttttacaaaaatcagaTCCAATTTCTTAATATTGCAATGAATTATAAATGCTAGTCAAAAGTTTACATATAtgataccttaaaaaaaaaaaaaaagtttacataTATGATATACAACTTTATGAacgttccctcaaaaaaaaaattactttatgaaCCTATAATAAATGCAAAAGATATGCTTTACTATACAGCTAGGAAAAATGTTGACAACGAGTGTGTAGCAATCGGTTTTCAtctataaataaattgattgCAAATATTCTCCAATTAATTCCTAGGATAAATATCTCTTAATGTGAATGGACTCATAAAGACCAAAGACCAGTACTATAAAAGAAGATAGTCACTCTTGTGTTCTATGCACCAAACACAAAAATCACTAAGAATATGGCTTCCTTTGGCTTCCTAGTACTACTGGTTAGTTTGATGGTTACCGCTCACTGGTATGTGTCTGCTTGTATTGATTGTGAAAAGTCTCCACCTCGATTTGGTGCTAGATGTTGTGATCCACGCGAGAAGACACCGGTTGAAAACCTACCGGTGTACAAACCATCAATTGAGAAGCCACCGGTTTACAAACCATCAGCAGAGAAACCACTAGTTGATAATCCTCCGGCTTACAAGATACCATTCGAACCCCCGTTTTACAAGCCATCTATAGAGAAACCTCAGGTGTAGAAGGCTTTGACCGAAAAACCACCATCTTTTAAGCCCTAAGTTGAGAAGCGACCAGTTTTCTAGCCTCCAATATATGAGAACCCATGTAACTAAACAAAGTACTCTCCTTATAAATTATGAATAACAAAGAACTTCAAATTATGAATAAGAAAGAACTTTACGGTTTAGATGTTGTGTTGGTTCACTAAATCGTGATTTAACATATTAATTTCTATATTGCCTTGACAAACTGTATCCAAATAATTTGTTGATTTCTTTTCATAATGTAATTAGGAACAAATGTGCACATGAAGTTAAGTATTAGAGCCGACATAAAATTAGAATAACTAATTTAGGTAAGcttaatatgaaaaataaagcgattcataatttttaaaacgGACGGAGTACAATTGTAGATCTAACTATAATCTTTTAAATTTCCTTAAAATTTTGCAATTTGATGAATAACTTTAGAATATTACTACTTTCTTGGTCTCAAATTAGGTGCcctttgtattttatttactaaaatatccttataGTACGAAATTATTTGAACagtaaaatgattaaaatatataataaataagaatgtgttagtggaaaataaataaataaatatcacattaattaatattataaaaacaacaaataaattgagacaatgaaaaaacaataaaaagagcaTTTAAAATGAAACTAAGGAGTATTATTACCGTTTGAGACTAAAACTTGTGTGGTTCtataatttcaaacaaaatattagttcttaatttatttgttcTAGGTATGCACCCACACGGGTCTAAATCTAATGTCGTGAAATAACTTACGCCATTTGAATGATTTTATGGACATAATTAAGTGTGACTCGAcactcctttcaaaaaaaaattgtgtgacTCGACTAAATATGCTGGCACTCATTACGAGGATCGGACTAAATATCGCAGCCTTGCAGGTGCTATGTAATATCTCACATTTACGAGGTCAGACATCTCTTATGTTGTTTAACCGAAGTGTATCTTACGATTACGATATATTCATGACACTAGTTCTTAGAAATTGTAGTTGGGCCTAACATAACCCCACAATACCAGCTTGTAAGGTGATGATTGCTCCTACTTATAAACACACTGTCAGAGGTCATGTCatatccgatgtgagactcttaaaaCTATTCATTATGGTTTACATCTTTATCCTTCCTCAATAACTGATATTGTCTCCTATACTAATGTTGATTGGGGAGGATGCCCTAATATTAGACAATCCACGTTAGGGTATTGTGTATATTTGGGCGACAATATAATCTCGTGGTCGTCAAAACATCATCCTACTCTATCTCGCTCTAATGCAGAGGTCGAGTATCGGGGAGTGGCTAATGTTGTTTCCGACTCATGTTGGATTTGTAATTTGCTCTTGGAACTACATTGTACGGTTTGTAAGGCGACATTAGTCTATTGCGACAATGTGAGTGCCATTTATCTGTCAAAAAATCTCGTTCAACACCAACGcacaaaacatattgaaatgtATATTCACTTTGTTAGAGAAAAAGTGGCACGTGGAGACGTTCAGGTTCGTTATGTTCCTTCTCGTTGTCAGATAGGAGATATCTTCACTAAGGGGTTAcctcttattttgtttgaaGATTTCTACATATGTCTCAACGTTTGTGATCCTCTTGTTTCGATTGCAGGAGTGTGATAGCTTATGGAACAATCTTAATTATTTACAATGAGTCTTTACTAGTTATGATTGTATattaatgt harbors:
- the LOC25491741 gene encoding repetitive proline-rich cell wall protein, yielding MASFGFLVLLVSLMVTAHWYVSACIDCEKSPPRFGARCCDPREKTPVENLPVYKPSIEKPPVYKPSAEKPLVDNPPAYKIPFEPPFYKPSIEKPQV